The proteins below come from a single Crossiella sp. CA-258035 genomic window:
- a CDS encoding GNAT family N-acetyltransferase, translating into MDAQVHGNVELFWKVAGPHFLADPVRNTVAITVMERVLAGTETDRAGLLMLTVHDNSGALVGAALRTPPWPVLVGGLPLAAVPATVDAMALHVPELNFVSGPREVAEAFARAWTERTGCASRVRTAMRTFRLGELVMPEVVGAARIAGPGDLELLARWREAFNLAGFGASTVDERAGVLAALAAGDPHFLWEVDGVPVSVAFTNVPSGGMARIRYVYTPEEFRGNGYASAVTAAASQWAVRQGATDVVLFTDLGDPVPNRIYPRLGYRPVLDVSEIEFSAGAADGAVADVGGEHQ; encoded by the coding sequence ATGGATGCGCAGGTGCACGGGAATGTGGAGCTGTTCTGGAAGGTTGCGGGGCCGCACTTTCTCGCTGATCCGGTTCGCAACACCGTGGCGATCACCGTCATGGAGCGGGTGCTGGCGGGGACCGAGACTGATCGGGCCGGCCTGTTGATGCTGACTGTGCACGACAACTCCGGCGCGCTGGTTGGTGCGGCACTGCGTACTCCGCCTTGGCCCGTTCTTGTTGGTGGGCTGCCGTTGGCGGCTGTTCCCGCGACCGTGGACGCGATGGCCTTGCACGTGCCGGAGTTGAACTTCGTGTCGGGGCCGCGGGAGGTGGCTGAGGCGTTCGCGCGGGCTTGGACTGAGCGGACCGGGTGTGCCTCGCGGGTGCGGACGGCGATGCGGACGTTCCGGTTGGGGGAGTTGGTCATGCCGGAAGTGGTTGGGGCGGCTCGGATTGCCGGGCCGGGGGACCTTGAGCTGTTGGCGCGGTGGCGGGAGGCGTTCAACCTGGCGGGGTTTGGGGCCTCGACCGTTGATGAGCGGGCTGGGGTGTTGGCGGCGTTGGCGGCTGGGGATCCGCACTTCCTGTGGGAGGTGGATGGGGTGCCTGTCTCGGTGGCGTTCACCAATGTGCCCAGCGGGGGGATGGCGCGGATTCGGTACGTGTACACGCCGGAGGAGTTTCGCGGCAACGGGTATGCCTCGGCGGTTACGGCGGCGGCCTCGCAGTGGGCGGTGCGGCAGGGGGCTACCGATGTGGTGCTGTTCACCGATCTTGGGGATCCCGTGCCGAACCGGATCTATCCGCGGCTGGGGTATCGGCCGGTGCTGGATGTCAGCGAGATCGAGTTCTCAGCTGGGGCTGCTGACGGGGCGGTTGCGGACGTGGGAGGAGAACACCAGTGA
- a CDS encoding Lrp/AsnC family transcriptional regulator, translating into MDLDDLDWRILEHLQQDGRMTFTELARRVNLSAPATTERVRRLEQLGVITGYAAVVDPQLLGLPIQAIVRVRVRSLDSPRFRERVLALPSVCDADHVTGDDCWLLRVRCKSMGELEGLVDHAQQYGETTTSLVFSSHVRNRPVSSPS; encoded by the coding sequence GTGGACCTCGACGACCTGGACTGGCGCATCCTGGAACACCTCCAGCAGGACGGCCGGATGACCTTCACCGAACTGGCCCGCCGGGTCAACCTGTCCGCCCCAGCCACCACGGAACGGGTCCGCAGACTGGAGCAGCTGGGAGTGATCACCGGCTACGCCGCGGTGGTCGACCCCCAGCTGCTCGGCCTGCCCATTCAGGCCATCGTCCGGGTCAGGGTCCGGAGCCTGGACTCCCCGAGGTTCCGGGAGCGAGTGCTGGCCCTGCCGTCGGTGTGCGATGCCGACCACGTGACCGGCGACGACTGCTGGCTGCTGCGCGTGCGCTGCAAGTCCATGGGTGAACTGGAGGGCCTGGTCGACCACGCTCAGCAGTACGGTGAGACCACTACTTCACTGGTGTTCTCCTCCCACGTCCGCAACCGCCCCGTCAGCAGCCCCAGCTGA
- a CDS encoding rhodanese-like domain-containing protein — protein MLTTSNVLRFPPAEPAVAAAHFAAELAFEADPDDVHRDLVAGTADGYVLVECRRAEAFAAARIPGAVNLPYAELTAESTAGLDRGLVYVCYCESFECNAATKGAARLAGLGFRVKRLSGGIRAWMAAGYPVEGAAGPGDHVHRAVACAC, from the coding sequence ATGCTGACCACATCGAACGTACTTCGTTTTCCGCCGGCCGAGCCCGCGGTGGCGGCCGCGCACTTCGCCGCGGAGCTGGCCTTCGAGGCGGATCCGGATGATGTGCACCGGGATCTGGTGGCGGGGACGGCCGATGGGTATGTGCTGGTGGAGTGCCGGCGGGCGGAGGCGTTCGCGGCCGCGCGGATTCCGGGGGCGGTCAACCTGCCGTATGCCGAGCTGACCGCGGAGAGCACGGCGGGGCTGGACCGGGGGCTGGTCTATGTCTGCTACTGCGAGAGCTTCGAGTGCAATGCGGCGACCAAGGGGGCGGCGCGGTTGGCGGGGCTGGGGTTTCGGGTGAAGCGGTTGTCCGGGGGGATTCGGGCCTGGATGGCGGCGGGGTATCCGGTGGAGGGGGCGGCGGGCCCGGGTGATCATGTCCACCGGGCGGTGGCCTGCGCTTGTTGA
- a CDS encoding type 1 glutamine amidotransferase: MTSVLVVQPSDLDPLGPLADWLLDAGAEIHLVRAGQEPIPASLDGYRAVVCLGGEMGAYDDAEHPWLKDVRALLAHAVARRVPVLGICLGGQLLAAATGGQVRPGEAGPEVGTLLVAKRDAAAQDPLFGPMPMTPDVLQYHSDEIATLPGGATLLASSPKYPNQAFRVGDNAYGLQFHIETTPELVRRWAEHSPEEAAFAPRGHLEYEHLVERHQDLAEVWQPFTERFVKLASGELSAAAPGRRLPLV, from the coding sequence ATGACCTCGGTGCTTGTTGTCCAGCCTTCCGATCTGGATCCGCTCGGCCCGCTCGCCGACTGGCTGCTGGACGCCGGCGCCGAGATCCACCTGGTCCGCGCGGGGCAGGAACCGATCCCGGCGAGCCTGGACGGCTACCGGGCGGTGGTGTGCCTCGGCGGGGAGATGGGCGCCTACGACGACGCCGAGCACCCCTGGCTCAAGGACGTGCGGGCGCTGCTCGCGCACGCGGTGGCGCGGCGGGTGCCGGTGCTGGGCATCTGCCTCGGCGGGCAGCTGCTGGCGGCGGCCACCGGGGGACAGGTGCGGCCGGGGGAGGCCGGGCCGGAGGTGGGCACGCTGCTGGTGGCCAAGCGGGACGCGGCGGCGCAGGACCCGCTGTTCGGGCCGATGCCGATGACGCCGGACGTGCTGCAGTACCACTCCGACGAGATCGCCACCCTGCCCGGCGGGGCCACGCTGCTGGCTTCCTCGCCGAAGTACCCGAACCAGGCATTCCGGGTCGGGGACAACGCCTACGGGCTCCAGTTCCACATCGAGACCACGCCTGAGCTGGTGCGACGCTGGGCGGAGCACTCGCCGGAGGAGGCCGCGTTCGCGCCGCGCGGTCACCTGGAATATGAACACCTCGTGGAGCGGCACCAGGACCTGGCCGAGGTGTGGCAGCCGTTCACCGAGCGGTTCGTCAAGCTGGCCTCGGGTGAGCTGAGTGCGGCGGCGCCCGGTCGCCGGCTGCCGCTGGTGTAG